In Trichoderma breve strain T069 chromosome 4, whole genome shotgun sequence, the following proteins share a genomic window:
- a CDS encoding transcription initiation factor IID, 18kD subunit domain-containing protein: MEPRARAGKNVGKMNFSHAELAQLLYAHGDIKNPMPETVRVLDEILTDFMQSIAFEANRAANYSGRQKIKYEDFEFAFRKNPSFLGKVQEVFEKQKEIKKAREILRDGEDEIMKDAAEEEKRKEKAVTKTNKVEEELGEADDDAEAEADALGKRR; this comes from the exons ATGGAGCCTCGTGCGCGTGCCGGCAAGAATGTCGGCAAAATGAACTTTTCCCACGCCGAAC TGGCCCAGCTCCTCTATGCCCACGGCGATATCAAAAATCCCATGCCCGAAACGGTTCGCGTTCTCGACGAGATCCTCACCGACTTCATGCAGTCCATCGCCTTTGAGGCGAACCGCGCAGCCAACTACTCCGGTCGACAAAAGATCAAGTACGAAGACTTTGAGTTTGCGTTTCGGAAGAATCCCTCGTTTCTAGGAAAGGTCCAGGAAGTGTttgagaagcaaaaggaaatTAAGAAGGCAAGAGAGATTCTgagggatggagaggatgagatcATGAAAGATGCggctgaggaagagaagagaaaagagaaggcGGTGACGAAGACAAATAAGGTCGAGGAGGAATTGGGCGAAGCGGACGACGATGCTGAGGCGGAGGCTGATGCTCTAGGGAAGAGGAGGTaa
- a CDS encoding t-complex protein 11 domain-containing protein — protein MVPEQETGGSIERSRRQLSTSAPCPPKNDAEPIKESEVAPVSQEETAQEIAQSSQVSPRQCQAPESAPLTRNPSSDSAISVGASAASSPEPGLPSSLHTLPLEPPVTRATLSELDVSKIIHNPKLRHDINFDPELHFRPNLDGEKGRRKQDKANQFWKTLKQELSEFIIDRPTFIYKHGETDEWTLPILLKAVKDIIQTLVPQRDRQFLDEGLNVELLMQQFHKGVADLEKLALWLSRVLKSHCAPMRDEWVDTMYNQLSSGNRNMDLDELVTGMRSLLSVLEAMKLDVANHQIRCLRPVLIEDTTHFEQKFFIKRMESGKTDISMSRQWYKEAEQAYTDSRSHPTQSFGDMGVFFEALSRLMLPSAWDERLPNTFLFDEERLMKLRADVLDAINLEVCMRVYEDFEKMSRRSTPSAPSSEASSHVEDIMDRFDFNTPPSISRPSSVVHSAAGSASSSPRSSFVVPSYVAPRQDSQTKARELFHTLVALLQTSPPASQPSARWQMMAPSMALQIFRFVNLPATALPELEARLSAALGDVDACFYRDVEENFLGRLMADLGHRVREFKGLSGVALFSMATGVRVPSRRPGSADRDTDGLSREPYDEASLDDIATRLAHLGILHWRVWSQLAYADDVDQMAVDDEAMQI, from the coding sequence ATGGTACCGGAGCAGGAGACAGGAGGATCGATAGAGCGATCCCGAAGGCAGTTGTCAACCTCGGCCCCCTGCCCACCCAAGAACGACGCAGAGCCTATAAAGGAGTCCGAAGTCGCTCCAGTGAGCCAGGAGGAGACGGCACAGGAGATTGCACAATCATCACAGGTCTCGCCTCGACAGTGTCAGGCCCCTGAGTCTGCACCCCTAACCCGCAATCCCTCGTCCGACTCTGCTATCTCTGTGGGCGCCTCAGCCGCCTCCAGCCCAGAGCCTGGCCTCCCATCCTCATTGCACACGCTACCTCTGGAACCTCCCGTCACAAGGGCTACGCTGAGCGAGCTGGACGTTTCCAAGATCATTCACAACCCCAAGCTTCGCCACGATATCAACTTCGACCCAGAGCTTCACTTCCGCCCCAATCTGGATGGTGAAAAGGGCCGCAGAAAGCAGGACAAGGCCAATCAGTTCTGGAAGACGCTGAAGCAGGAGCTGTCAGAGTTTATCATCGACAGGCCTACATTCATTTACAAGCATGGCGAGACCGACGAGTGGACCTTGCCCATCCTGctcaaggccgtcaaggacATCATCCAGACGCTGGTTCCCCAGCGAGACCGCCAATTCCTGGATGAGGGCCTCAACGTCGAGCTCCTCATGCAGCAGTTCCACAAGGGTGTTGCCgatctggagaagcttgCCCTGTGGCTTTCACGTGTACTGAAATCGCACTGCGCGCCCATGCGTGATGAGTGGGTTGACACCATGTACAACCAGCTGAGCAGTGGAAACCGAAACATGGACCTCGACGAGCTGGTTACTGGCATGCGCAGCCTGCTTAGCGTtctcgaggccatgaagTTGGACGTGGCAAACCATCAGATTCGTTGCCTGCGACCCGTCTTGATTGAGGATACCACTCATTTCGAGCAAAAGTTCTTCATCAAGAGGATGGAATCTGGCAAGACAGACATCAGCATGTCAAGGCAATGGTATAAGGAGGCCGAGCAGGCCTACACCGACAGCCGATCGCACCCTACACAGTCATTTGGCGACATGGGTGTCTTCTTCGAGGCCCTTTCAAGGCTCATGCTCCCCTCGGCTTGGGACGAGCGCCTCCCCAACACCTTCCTCTTTGACGAGGAGCGGCTGATGAAGCTGAGGGCCGACGTtttggatgccatcaacCTGGAGGTGTGCATGCGTGTCTATGAggactttgagaagatgagcCGCCGATCTACCCCCTCGGCACCCTCATCCGAAGCCTCTTCCCACGTCGAGGACATCATGGATCGATTCGACTTCAACACGCCCCCATCTATTTCTCGACCATCAAGCGTCGTCCACAGCGCAGCTggatctgcttcttcatctcctcgatcCTCATTTGTCGTTCCCTCCTATGTCGCCCCCCGACAGGACTCCCAGACCAAGGCCCGTGAGCTGTTCCATACCCTGGTCGCACTGCTGCAGACATCGCCACCTGCAAGCCAACCCTCTGCTCGATGGCAGATGATGGCTCCTTCAATGGCGTTGCAAATCTTCCGATTTGTCAACCTGCCAGCCACCGCCTtgccggagctggaggctAGACTGTCTGCCGCCCTTGGTGATGTCGACGCTTGCTTCTACCGAGATGTCGAAGAGAACTTCCTCGGCCGCCTGATGGCTGATCTTGGCCACCGCGTGCGCGAGTTCAAGGGGCTCTCTGGAGTTGCCCTGTTCTCCATGGCAACTGGCGTCCGTGTCCCCAGCCGCCGCCCTGGCTCGGCTGATCGCGATACCGACGGCCTTTCACGGGAGCCCTACGACGAGGCAAGCCTTGACGACATTGCTACCAGACTGGCGCACCTTGGCATCCTTCACTGGCGCGTTTGGTCTCAGCTGGCGTATGCCGACGATGTCGACCAGATGGCGGTCGATGATGAGGCGATGCAAATCTAA
- a CDS encoding protein phosphatase 2C domain-containing protein: protein MHRAAVRAFRTSHRPSVRSQVRNTGRHHLHHARQSSTSHVPLRSSMYFRRLPVALASGLILGYGAWHYNGAEFVPGSAVTRSFTNTQAADAAPTRTVLVVGADELRQGTIVGEGPLYKSSTEDGRRIVEMLTPDQATAKLRRQEQSFYVNRGQGVTRYDLVQLGSNDPIEDDHAEKIVEVPTRVTEDEVSSSDWMFWGVFDGHSGWTTSATLRESLISYVARELNSTYKASSNAAPAPEAIDSAIKAGFTRLDNEIVHKSVEKVFKASSKAVAAELLQPALSGSCALLSFYDSRSKLLRVACTGDSRAVLGRRTKSGKWIATALSEDQTGGNPTEVARMRMEHPGEEHVIRNGRVLGGLEPTRAFGDAVYKWSRDVAGRLRENFFGRSPSPLLKTPPYVTAEPIVTTTKIEPENGDFVVLATDGLWEMLTNEEVVGLVGQWIETQKTGRPSSQFDKAWSKVFGSQSKPLPVEQGREAAGDRFVVRDKNVATHLVRNALGGANDEQVCALLTLPSPFSRRYRDDLTVQVIFFGHGDKTSEKTGDVTVNLDATTDQDPRARL, encoded by the exons ATGCATCGTGCCGCTGTCAGGGCGTTCCGGACAAGTCACCGCCCCAGCGTGCGAAGCCAAGTGCGGAACACAGGACGACATCACCTTCACCACGCTCGCCAGTCCAGCACCTCCCATGTGCCTCTGAGATCGTCCATGTACTTCCGTCGTCTGCCCGTCGCGCTGGCCTCTGGTCTGATCCTTGGATACGGCGCCTGGCACTACAACGGCGCCGAATTCGTCCCCGGCAGCGCCGTCACTCGAAGCTTCACCAATACTCAGGCGGCCGATGCCGCGCCGACGCGCACTGTCCTGGTTGTCGGAGCCGACGAGCTAAGGCAGGGCACCATCGTTGGCGAGGGGCCGCTGTACAAGTCGTCGACCGAGGACGGCCGCAGGATCGTCGAGATGTTGACGCCCGACCAGGCCACGGCCAAGCTGCGTCGCCAGGAACAGTCCTTTTATGTCAATCGTGGCCAGGGCGTCACGCGCTACGACCTCGTCCAGCTAGGGAGCAACGATCCGATTGAGGACGACCACGCCGAGAAGATTGTCGAGGTGCCCACCCGGGTCACCGAGGATGAAGTTAGCAGCAGCGATTGGATGTTCTGGGGAGTTTTCGATGGTCACTC CGGCTGGACGACATCGGCAACATTGCGGGAAAGCCTCATTAGCTACGTGGCTCGAGAATTAAACAGCACTTACAAGGCCTCTTCCAACGCGGCACCGGCCCCCGAAGCCATTGACTCGGCTATCAAGGCCGGCTTCACCCGTCTCGACAATGAGATTGTCCATAAAAGCGTCGAAAAGGTCTTCAAGGCCAGCTCCaaggctgtggctgctgagctgctgcagcctgcCTTGTCTGGCTCTTGCGCTTTGCTATCCTTCTATGACAGCAGGAGTAAGTTACTGCGCGTGGCGTGCACAGGTGACTCTCGTGCCGTCTTGGGGCGTCGAACAAAGTCTGGCAAATGGATAGCTACGGCTCTTTCCGAGGACCAGACAGGAGGCAACCCCACTGAAGTTGCTCGCATGCGCATGGAGCATCCCGGCGAAGAGCACGTTATCCGAAACGGCCGTGTCTTGGGTGGCTTGGAGCCAACCCGTGCTTTTGGTGATGCCGTCTACAAATGGAGCCGCGATGTCGCTGGAAGACTCCGCGAGAACTTCTTTGGACGAAGCCCCTCTCCTCTACTAAAAACCCCTCCCTACGTCACGGCAGAACCCATTGTCACAACGACCAAGATCGAGCCGGAGAATGGCGACTTTGTTGTGCTTGCCACAGATGGACTGTGGGAAATGTTGACAAACGAAGAGGTTGTGGGCCTTGTAGGCCAGTGGATCGAGACGCAGAAGACGGGAAGGCCCAGCTCGCAGTTTGACAAGGCATGGTCCAAAGTCTTTGGCTCGCAGAGCAAGCCGCTCCCCGTGGAACAGGGCAGAGAAGCGGCTGG AGACCGATTTGTTGTTAGAGACAAAAATGTTGCCACTCATCTTGTCCGCAACGCCCTTGGAGGAGCCAACGATGAGCAGGTCTGTGCTCTCCTAACTTTACCATCGCCATTTTCAAGGCGATATCG CGATGATTTGACTGTTCAAGTCATTTTCTTTGGTCACGGTGACAAGACAAGCGAAAAGACTGGCGATGTCACAGTCAACTTAGATGCTACGACAGATCAAGACCCTAGAGCTAGGCTTTAG
- a CDS encoding up-regulated during septation domain-containing protein — protein MTGYQTERSSYDDEASSVNTPISSNGDHAMAGAYGKDGVHGYEQADHQLEPMDPNDAPNGSLADLKDPIQVHLLTETALSDSKEYEILSQEEVDKLKKQCQLLSQRVESTRSNLAIQSKYRDAAVSMAKLYSAGKTEEELLDDPRAKEVELERETTEKKCEELSRELFNLEKNLIGPQRRLLQHTAGILQLTHKASKRAAARALQNSNEVPGSPESLYTYSQSRDSLAQAVDEDYFEDPSLYQLDSMQGLQTGHLKSAIDIPLKSPVREQATHLRGEIDKAKEENALLVNLVADMEQKLESLSLSLRETIVKFNPEVNSDYLDPPRESAAGDSKPGDMLRKQLDYLESGLVAVQAEQESFISNGGGNSSGGNNYLLDDGAERIEAVLRQQNEERRRQRAEKGLVDDDDTSDDDAFDADEAYNLYAFESKVDWLFKRASTLKDQKSVLKRQIKQQRELNNKTDAEKDEEIERRQEELDQTRFLLERAEKDAMDAQTMLADALQDLEKAQGSSSGISEEELHKHTAKIGSLEAELAKLHAQIESHQAAIEERDAKLEALDSEVEENIARAESLEAETQAHKARVDSLEGEIQARNDRIEALEAEIHTHSTRAESLQAEVLAHGVRVESLESEIQARSVHIESLEDKIQGHNSNIGSLEAEIQSRDAQIRSLGADLQAHNERGGSYEAQIAALEAENKKFIELSSQLDGASKEKAAAEEMARALQQEVENIKASHTDKEKEIAQKDADLEQLNMTLVEIKTELTFARAELDGAYGSRAERAADAAALSNQEEVVKLTGQVERLKKELAGTVQDLEAITKETIGAEREKIDLEQKADEAISAKASLEADLEKSRQLIARLQEDLDSERFKVGVSQGGVTKVGAGAALLSEQFRTSMREERKRFHEDIKEERAKYRKLEEEYIRLKKSQAASNAPPSPR, from the exons ATGACCGGATATCAGACGGAGCGAAGCTCctacgacgacgaggcgTCCAGCGTAAATACGCCAATTTCAAGCAACGGCGATCATGCGATGGCAGGGGCATATGGAAAGGACGGGGTCCATGGATACGAACAGGCTGACCACCAGCTCGAGCCA ATGGATCCCAACGATGCGCCGAACGGATCGCTTGCCGACCTAAAAGATCCGATTCAAGTACACTTGCTCACCGAAACTGCGCTCTCCGACAGCAAAGAATATGAAATCCTATCTCAAGAAGAGGTTGATAAGCTGAAGAAACAGTGTCAGTTGCTAAGCCAGCGGGTAGAGTCCACCAGATCCAACCTGGCTATCCAATCGAAATATCGAGATGCAGCAGTGTCCATGGCCAAGCTCTATTCCGCCGGCAaaaccgaagaagagcttctggaTGACCCCCGAGCTAAGGAAGTcgagctggagagagagacgacaGAGAAGAAATGCGAGGAATTGTCACGCGAGCTCTTCAACCTTGAAAAGAACCTCATAGGGCCCCAGAGGCGCCTACTTCAGCATACGGCCGGTATCCTCCAGCTTACCCACAAAGCATCCAAAAGGGCAGCAGCACGGGCCTTGCAAAACAGCAATGAGGTTCCTGGCAGCCCCGAAAGCTTGTACACCTACTCCCAAAGCCGGGATAGTCTAGCTCAAGCTGTCGATGAAGACTATTTTGAGGACCCAAGCCTCTATCAGCTCGATTCCATGCAAGGGCTGCAAACAGGGCATCTGAAATCGGCCATTGATATCCCATTGAAATCGCCTGTCCGAGAGCAGGCTACTCACCTTCGTGGAGAAATCGACAaagccaaggaagaaaatgCACTGTTGGTGAATCTTGTCGCCGATATGGAGCAGAAATTGGAGAGTCTAAGTCTCTCGCTCCGAGAAACCATTGTCAAGTTCAACCCCGAAGTGAACAGCGACTACCTAGACCCTCCCAGAGAATCAGCCGCTGGTGACTCAAAGCCTGGAGACATGCTGAGGAAGCAGCTTGACTACCTCGAGAGTGGCCTTGTCGCTGTGCAAGCAGAACAGGAATCTTTCATTAGTAACGGCGGCGGAaacagcagcggcggcaacaaCTACCTCCTAGACGACGGCGCTGAGCGGATTGAGGCCGTCTTG AGGCAGCAAAACGAGGAGCGCCGAAGACAGCGGGCAGAAAAGGGATtggttgatgacgatgatacatctgatgatgatgcctttgacgCAGATGAAGCTTACAACCTGTATGCCTTTGAATCCAAGGTTGACTGGCTTTTCAAACGAGCCTCGACGTTGAAGGACCAAAAATCTGTGCTCAAGAGACAGATCAAACAGCAGCGTGAGCTCAACAACAAGACCGACGCCGAAAaagacgaggagattgaacGAAGgcaggaggagctggaccAGACACGCTTCTTGCTTGAACGGGCTGAAAaggatgccatggatgctCAGACTATGTTGGCCGATGCTCTACAGGATCTTGAAAAGGCCCAGGGATCATCATCTGGCATCAGCGAAGAGGAGTTACACAAGCATACTGCCAAGATAGGGTCCCTGGAAGCCGAGCTTGCTAAGCTACACGCACAGATCGAATCCCACCAAGCTGCCATCGAGGAGCGAGACGCAAAATTAGAAGCTCTAGATTCCGAGGTTGAAGAAAACATTGCAAGGGCAGAGTCCCTTGAGGCTGAGACTCAAGCGCACAAAGCCCGGGTCGATTCTCTTGAGGGAGAAATCCAGGCTCGTAATGATCGCATCGAGGCTCTCGAGGCAGAAATTCATACGCACAGCACACGAGCAGAATCCCTACAGGCTGAGGTCCTCGCACATGGCGTCCGGGTCGAGTCGCTTGAGAGCGAAATTCAAGCACGCAGCGTTCACATCGAATCTCTTGAGGATAAGATCCAAGGCCACAATTCCAACATTGGATCTCTTGAAGCAGAGATCCAGTCACGAGACGCGCAAATCAGATCTCTGGGAGCTGACCTTCAAGCGCACAACGAAAGAGGAGGATCATATGAGGCCCAAATTGCTGCGCTGGAAGCTGAGAATAAGAAATTCATCGAGCTAAGCTCCCAGCTTGATGGCGCctccaaggagaaggcagcagcCGAAGAAATGGCCAGAGCTCTTCAGCAAGAGGTGGAGAATATCAAGGCAAGCCACAcggacaaggagaaggaaattGCTCAAAAGGATGCGGATCTGGAGCAGCTCAATATGACACTGGTGGAAATCAAGACGGAGCTCACGTTTGCCAGGGCGGAGCTGGACGGCGCATACGGCAGTCGCGCCGAGCGtgcggcagatgcagcagctctgaGCAACCAGGAAGAAGTCGTCAAACTGACAGGCCAGGTAGAAAGACTCAAGAAGGAGTTGGCGGGAACTGTACAAGATTTAGAGGCAATTACCAAGGAGACGATCGGAGCAGAGCGCGAGAAGATTGACCTTGAGCAAAAGGCCGACGAGGCAATCTCTGCCAAGGCCAGCTTAGAGGCGGATCTGGAGAAGTCTCGACAGCTGATTGCAAGACTGCAAGAGGACCTTGACAGCGAACGATTCAAGGTGGGCGTTTCACAGGGAGGCGTAACAAAGGTTGGCGCCGGGGCAGCTCTGCTCAGCGAGCAGTTCAGGACATCGATGAGAGAGGAACGAAAGAGGTTCCACGAGGATATCAAG GAGGAACGCGCCAAGTACCGAAAGCTGGAAGAGGAGTACATTCGGCTGAAAAAGAGCCAGGCAGCAAGCAATGCTCCTCCAAGCCCACGATAA
- a CDS encoding GET complex subunit GET2 domain-containing protein: MADSTATSNDADAAAQRAAEQARLRKERREAKIKAGGSARLERITGVGGRVVGDSDSPAPSAPATLSKATSSEHADPAEIDISEHFFVPKKTSSRKPLDGVFSPSPEPSLSEDQLRQMMLGLDRPDQAGPGVGAAGPGLPPGMELPPGMEDDPIMKMMSQMMSAGSIPGFGGADGASNPFANMNLPQQQAAVQLPKASSLSFWRLIHALVAVGLGLFFVLTTNFTGSKVERERHALAFDQEVDEEMEKRKNLFFWAFATAEVLLLSTRFFLDKRSTNATGFVATAISYLPQPYRGYIEVGHRYFQIFSAVRTDILTCVFVLGVVSWLV; this comes from the exons ATGGCAGACAGCACCGCGACTTCCAAcgacgccgacgccgccgcccagCGAGCCGCCGAGCAGGCGCGGCTTCGCAAGGAGCGCAGAGAAGCAAAGATTAAAGCTGGAGGGTCGGCGAGGTTGGAGAGAATCACGGGTGTTGGCGGCCGTGTGGTTGGAG ACTCAGACTCTCCAGCCCCGTCCGCTCCGGCCACGTTATCAAAGGCAACATCAAGCGAGCACGCGGATCCCGCCGAGATCGACATCTCAGAACACTTCTTCGTTCCGAAAAAGACATCTTCCCGCAAGCCCCTCGATGGCGTCTTCTCCCCCAGTCCTGAGCCGTCGCTATCTGAGGATCAGCTGCGCCAGATGATGCTCGGCCTCGATCGTCCTGATCAAGCTGGCCCTGGCGTTGGCGCGGCGGGTCCAGGTCTACCACCCGGCATGGAATTACCACCTGGAATGGAGGACGATCCCATCATGAAGATGATGTCCCAGATGATGTCCGCGGGCTCGATACCAGGCTTCGGTGGCGCAGATGGAGCTTCCAACCCTTTCGCCAACATGAACCTGCCACAGCAGCAAGCTGCAGTTCAACTACCCAAAGCTTCGTCCCTGTCTTTCTGGCGCCTCATTCATGCCCTAGTCGCCGTTGGTCTAGGTCTATTCTTCGTCCTCACGACAAACTTCACAGGAAGCAAAGTCGAGCGCGAGCGCCACGCCCTGGCATTCGATCAAGAGGtggacgaggagatggagaagcggAAGAATCTGTTCTTCTGGGCATTTGCTACGGCCGAGGTCTTGCTGCTGTCGACGAGGTTCTTCCTGGATAAGAGGAGTACCAACGCTACGGGATTTGTTGCGACGGCTATTTCGTACTTGCCGCAGCCGTACCGTGGCTACATTGAGGTTGGACATCGATATTTCCAAATCTTCTCTGCTGTGAGGACCGACATTTTGACGTGTGTCTTTGTGCTTGGTGTTGTGTCATGGCTAGTGTAA
- a CDS encoding voltage-dependent anion channel domain-containing protein, with protein MPFDGYESPTEDNQPGFFFGPTPTHSGATTPARISISAATQNVTTVTFLERAHPRPDGYQSSIGPSNLDSVLDEEKGSSSRKVGLKDRIACYQWTFFTMTMATGGVASALHGLSYQAEWVNGFGVFFCLLNIVLFLTNCVLLSMRFYLRPGSLTKSFTDQVESLFIPAFFVSIAVILINICQFGVPHCGVWLLKTLQILFWIYTGLSAVASAGLYLILWSTLIFPIHMMTPTWVFPAYPLMLTAPFACNLIAAASATGRIDVLYAPAVALSAVATQGTGCLISLMISAAFIYRLMTQKLPRDFQRPGVFISIGPYAFTAGSLAQLGDEARAILPANFLDTQNSADIIKIISILVALWFWGLSMWFFLVSMGSLWKYLHTGKGMPFQMTWWSFVFPNTALVNATEIMGNIFESRGLQLFGCAMTIALVIAWIAIFATMVVCIKQKKLLWPKSKS; from the exons ATGCCGTTTGACGGCTACGAGTCGCCCACCGAGGACAACCAGCCCggttttttctttggacCAACGCCGACGCATTCTGGAGCCACGACGCCGGCGAGGATCTCGATATCCGCTGCTACGCAAAATGTCACTACTGTCACGTTTCTCGAGAGGGCTCACCCGCG TCCCGATGGGTATCAGTCCTCGATTGGGCCCTCTAACCTTGATTCTGTgctggatgaggagaaaGGCAGCTCATCCCGTAAAGTCGGACTCAAAGACCGCATTGCTTGCTATCAATGGACCTTTTTTACTATG ACAATGGCGACCGGAGGAGTGGCCAGCGCTCTACATGGAT TGTCCTACCAAGCCGAGTGGGTGAATGGCTTTggagtcttcttctgcctcctTAATATTGTGCTCTTCCTCACCAACTGCGTATTGTTATCCATGCGATTCTACTTGCGCCCTGGAAGTCTCACCAAATCGTTTACGGATCAAGTAGAGTCCCTCTTTATACCCGCCTTT TTCGTCTC TATTGCCGttattctcatcaacatATGCCAATTTGGCGTCCCGCATTGTGGTGTCTGGCTCCTTAAAACTTTGCAAATCCTCTTCTGGATATACACCGGCCTGAGCGCCGTTGCTAGTGCTGGACTGTATCTCATCTTGTGGTCTACACT AATATTCCCAATTCATATGATGACTCCGACCTGGGTTTTCCCTGCGTACCCGCTCATGCTCACAGCACCGTTTGCCTGCAACCTCATCGCCGCAGCTTCCGCCACTGGCCGCATTGACGTACTATATGCCCCGGCTGTTGCTCTATCGGCTGTTGCAACCCAAGGCACAGGATGCTTGATCTCTCTCATGATATCTGCCGCCTTCATATACCGGCTGATGACACAAAAGTTGCCCAGAGATTTTCAACGACCTGGTGTT TTCATTTCAATTGGTCCATATGCTTTCACCGCTGGATCCCTCG CGCAACTCGGAGACGAAGCCCGTGCTATTTTACCGGCCAACTTTCTCGACACGCAAAACAGCGCGGACATTATCAAGATCATCTCCATTCTCGTCGCCCTTTGGTTCTGGGGTCTTTCCATGTGgttcttcctcgtctctATGGGATCTCTATGGAAGTATCTGCATACAGGAAAGGGCATGCCGTTCCAGATGACATGGTGGTCGTTTGTGTTTCCAAATACGGCTCTC GTCAACGCAACCGAAATCATGGGGAATATCTTTGAAAGCAGGGGGTTGCAGCTTTTCGGGTGCGCCATGACGATTGCTCTCGTCATTGCGTGGATTGCCATTTTTGCAACAATGGTTGTTTGcatcaagcagaagaagctgctgtgGCCGAAATCCAAATCTTGA
- a CDS encoding eamA-like transporter family domain-containing protein, which produces MEVSRRPQSPPVAAEIELHLTLDKSHPDEADVSQVAPQNTLTPSEYQTKSKPSLFSDDFRRLSISPAPSGRLSPIPNGPYNPTGLYPSPPEASSSLLKQFWIRNKPSILVAVSQLFGALMNLSARLLELDGDGIHPVQVLLLRQGLTVVCCFAYMWWKSVPDFPFGKKEIRGLLLLRGFSGFFGIYGMWYSMMYLPLADATVITFLAPGIAGLLCYFALHEPFTRPEQIATAVALLGVVLIARPVSLFTALSPSDDQVVDSPEQVDGAFPSLEHEATAEERLVAVGVALLGVLGAAGAFTSIRTIGKRAHPLISVNAFGMACTIICVLALTLAPKFDISQPHLRWITPKSWKGWFLLLWIAVPGFIMQYLLTAGLAADTSNRANAMIYTHMLFAVSFDRWIFGHSMSMISFAGCALILGSAITVVLTKNPPARKANDIERQGNIEGEAEGSPMLIDTGGNAEGINLRRV; this is translated from the coding sequence ATGGAGGTCAGCCGAAGGCCTCAGTCTCCGCCCGTCGCGGCAGAGATTGAGCTGCACCTCACGCTGGACAAATCCCATCCAGACGAGGCAGATGTTTCTCAAGTTGCGCCGCAAAATACCCTTACTCCTAGCGAATATCAGACGAAATCGAAACCATCTTTGTTTTCTGATGACTTTCGTCGTCTATCAATAAGCCCAGCTCCGAGTGGACGACTATCACCCATTCCTAATGGACCGTATAATCCGACAGGACTCTATCCATCTCCCCCCGAAGCGTCGTCGTCCCTGCTAAAACAGTTTTGGATAAGGAACAAACCTTCCATTCTGGTAGCCGTCTCTCAGTTATTCGGAGCTTTGATGAATCTCAGCGCTCGACTGCTGGAgttggatggcgatgggatCCATCCGGTACAAGTCCTCCTCCTTCGACAAGGACTCACGGTCGTCTGCTGCTTCGCTTATATGTGGTGGAAGAGTGTTCCAGATTTTCCTTTcggcaaaaaagaaattagaGGGCTCTTGCTGCTTCGCGGCTTTTCGGGATTCTTTGGCATTTACGGCATGTGGTACTCTATGATGTATTTGCCCCTTGCTGATGCCACCGTCATTACTTTTCTTGCCCCTGGAATTGCCGGCCTGTTATGTTACTTTGCTCTACACGAACCCTTCACGAGACCGGAGCAAATTGCCACGGCCGTTGCCCTTTTGGGAGTCGTTCTTATTGCGCGGCCGGTCTCTCTGTTCACAGCCCTCTCGCCATCCGACGACCAGGTGGTAGATTCTCCCGAACAAGTGGATGGAGCTTTTCCTAGTCTCGAGCATGAAGCAACGGCCGAAGAACGATTGGTGGCCGTTGGCGTTGCACTTTTGGGCGTGCTGGGAGCTGCCGGTGCATTCACAAGCATTCGTACCATTGGAAAACGAGCCCATCCCCTGATTTCGGTCAACGCCTTTGGCATGGCATGTACCATAATCTGCGTCCTAGCACTGACTCTGGCACCAAAGTTCGATATCAGCCAGCCTCACTTGAGATGGATCACGCCAAAGTCATGGAAAGGATGGTTTCTGCTTCTATGGATAGCAGTGCCCGGCTTCATAATGCAGTATCTTCTGACTGCGGGACTAGCAGCCGACACGTCCAACAGAGCGAATGCCATGATTTACACACACATGTTGTTTGCAGTCAGTTTTGACCGATGGATATTCGGCCACAGCATGAGCATGATAAGCTTCGCTGGTTGTGCACTCATCTTGGGGAGCGCCATCACTGTCGTTTTGACGAAGAACCCGCCAGCTCGAAAAGCGAACGACATCGAGAGACAAGGGAATATAGAAGGAGAAGCGGAAGGCTCTCCGATGCTCATCGATACAGGAGGAAATGCTGAAGGGATAAATTTGAGGAGAGTTTGA